One region of Macadamia integrifolia cultivar HAES 741 chromosome 11, SCU_Mint_v3, whole genome shotgun sequence genomic DNA includes:
- the LOC122094121 gene encoding protein ALTERED PHOSPHATE STARVATION RESPONSE 1: MGCSGSKVDDLPLVTLCRKRKDYIKAAADHRYDLASSHVSYFRSLKDVGEALCRFVEEELVIGVGSSPPSSPILTLPSDEGKKKKDSKDSSSSTSLSHSLSFSHHHSPEEDSHIHIDSGSDTESDSESFKLHSHGSPEGPGPEVSSSWPPIDTRGNPYPYSYSGYYMKRSSTAVPTVVYEGPRMSPAAAQWPEYSYSMNPQYGVGGYFGIPMHSPPRDPYYNLPPTPPMATPPPPPPPEVSAWDFLDPFNSVDGGYPGYYSRGSYRIGSSTSSPDSKEVREREGIPDLEDENEPEPLKEAEQRKGKKEAEQRKGKKVEEDLKGDSGEGTSRTAAAPLQTEDSFPSVQEKEIKSSPETIAPKSIEEEENTRKKGVSFEINEASTLDGELGGHGESSKTSSSTTLAAHGTRDLREVMKEIRDEFVNASEYGKEVAVLLEVGKLRYRSRRTIHKVIPSRILDFITSPTLTFSHPPSRRSQWAADRTMKMAKALPGDPEMDSSMKLSSTLEQLYVWEKKLYKEVKDEERLRVIYEKKCKRLKVLDDSGAEAYKIDATQASIRKLLTKIDVAIRGIDVISSRIHKLRDEELQPQLTELIHGLTRMWRSMLKCHQKQFHAIIESKNRNLIANTSVRREDSNLRATVELELQLLNWCTRFNTWVNIQKAYVESLNGWLLNSLDQEQEETLDGVIPFSPSRVEAPPVFITCNDWFYAMKRLSQTGVADAIHSFALSLHELWERQDEEQRQRLKAEYLTKDFEKRLRSLRNEEMRLHRNQDTISEKTAVSVVPTESGVSPLDDLKVDLDSMRKRLEEERTRHKETIKEVHNAASNSLQGGLSPIFEALANFITETLKVYEQVRTENAGVGT, translated from the exons ATGGGCTGTAGTGGATCCAAAGTAGACGATTTGCCTTTGGTGACTCTCTGTAGAAAGAGGAAAGACTACATAAAAGCTGCCGCCGATCACCGGTACGACCTCGCTTCTAGTCACGTTTCGTACTTCCGGTCATTGAAAGACGTCGGCGAAGCTCTCTGTCGATTCGTCGAAGAGGAACTAGTCATCGGTGTTGGATCTTCCCCTCCATCTTCTCCAATCCTTACTCTTCCATCAGacgaagggaaaaagaagaaagacagtAAGGATTCGTCGTCGTCGACTTCTCTCTCGCATTCGTTATCCTTCTCGCACCATCACTCGCCGGAAGAGGATTCACATATCCATATCGACTCGGGGTCCGATACTGAGTCGGACTCGGAATCGTTCAAGCTTCACAGCCACGGCAGCCCTGAAGGGCCTGGACCTGAAGTTTCGTCATCTTGGCCGCCCATTGATACAAGAGGGAATCCGTATCCTTATTCGTACTCAGGTTACTACATGAAGAGGTCTTCGACGGCAGTTCCTACTGTCGTTTACGAGGGGCCTCGAATGTCGCCAGCGGCAGCTCAGTGGCCGGAATATTCATACTCTATGAATCCACAGTATGGAGTGGGGGGTTACTTCGGAATTCCGATGCATTCGCCACCTCGTGATCCTTACTACAACCTGCCACCAACTCCTCCGATGGCAACTCCTCCGCCTCCACCGCCCCCGGAGGTCTCTGCTTGGGACTTCCTCGATCCCTTCAATTCGGTTGACGGTGGTTATCCTGGGTATTATTCTAGGGGGAGTTACAGAATTGGGTCGAGCACTAGTAGTCCTGATTCAAAGGaagtgagggagagagaaggaattCCTGATTTGGAAGATGAGAATGAACCAGAGCCATTAAAGGAAGCAGAACAACGCAAGGGGAAAAAGGAAGCAGAACAACGCAAGGGGAAGAAGGTGGAGGAAGATTTAAAAGGGGATTCGGGTGAGGGCACTTCTCGCACTGCAGCAGCACCATTGCAGACTGAAGATAGTTTTCCATCAGTTCAAGAGAAAGAAATTAAGAGTAGCCCTGAAACTATTGCTCCAAAAagtattgaagaagaagagaataccAGGAAGAAAGGTGTAAGCTTTGAGATAAATGAGGCTTCAACTCTAGATGGTGAGCTTGGTGGACACGGTGAATCCTCCAAGACGAGTAGCTCGACCACGTTGGCTGCTCATGGCACACGGGACCTCCGGGAAGTTATGAAGGAGATTAGGGACGAGTTTGTGAACGCGTCTGAGTATGGGAAAGAGGTCGCAGTTTTGCTTGAGGTGGGCAAGCTGCGTTATCGATCGAGACGTACCATACATAAAG TGATCCCATCCAGGATCCTGGATTTCATAACTTCTCCCACGTTGACATTTTCACACCCTCCATCCCGACGGTCACAGTGGGCAGCAGATCGCACAATGAAAATGGCCAAGGCCCTGCCTGGGGATCCAGAGATGGATAGCAGCATGAAGCTTTCATCAACTTTGGAGCAGCTTTATGTGTGGGAGAAGAAACTTTACAAGGAAGTTAAG GATGAAGAAAGACTTCGAGTTATCTACGAGAAGAAGTGTAAGAGACTGAAAGTCTTGGATGATAGTGGGGCGGAGGCCTATAAGATTGATGCCACTCAGGCTTCAATTAGGAAGTTGCTCACCAAAATTGATGTTGCTATTAGAGGTATTGATGTTATATCAAGCAGGATACACAAATTAAGAGATGAAGAGTTGCAACCTCAACTCACTGAATTGATTCATGG GTTGACTAGAATGTGGAGGTCCATGCTTAAATGCCATCAGAAGCAGTTCCATGCCATCATAGAGAGCAAAAATCGTAACCTCATAGCAAACACAAGCGTACGAAGAGAAGATTCAAACTTGAGGGCTACTGTGGAACTGGAGTTGCAGCTTCTAAATTGGTGTACTCGTTTTAATACATGGGTCAACATTCAAAAAGCATATGTTGAGTCCTTGAATGGATGGCTTCTGAATAGCCTGGACCAGGAACAGGAAGAAACCCTAGATGGAGTCATTCCATTCTCCCCAAGCAGGGTAGAAGCTCCCCCTGTTTTCATTACCTGCAATGATTGGTTCTATGCAATGAAGAGGCTTTCACAGACGGGGGTGGCGGACGCAATACATTCTTTTGCTTTGAGCTTGCATGAGCTTTGGGAGAGGCAAGATGAGGAGCAGCGCCAGAGACTCAAAGCTGAGTACCTCACCAAGGATTTCGAGAAGCGGTTAAGATCATTGCGCAATGAGGAAATGAGACTACATCGGAATCAAGATACTATTTCAGAGAAGACTGCTGTATCAGTGGTTCCCACTGAGAGTGGAGTTTCACCACTTGATGACCTAAAGGTGGATCTTGATTCCATGAGAAAGAGATTGGAAGAAGAGAGGACTAGGCATAAGGAAACCATTAAAGAAGTCCATAATGCTGCTTCCAATAGTTTACAAGGAGGTCTTAGTCCAATCTTTGAGGCTTTGGCGAACTTTATTACAGAGACATTGAAAGTTTATGAACAGGTCAGAACCGAAAATGCTGGAGTTGGCACATGA